A stretch of the Drosophila sulfurigaster albostrigata strain 15112-1811.04 chromosome 2L, ASM2355843v2, whole genome shotgun sequence genome encodes the following:
- the LOC133844730 gene encoding interaptin-like isoform X1 — translation MLKSEVQNLNDKIQHLENEQNEENKMLKSEVQNLNDKIQQLENEQNECELTIKKLDDLNDHIGVQEVSCQMDLESERFDSIEKDVTIDDMNKEAEANRKLLDQCQENNMNLQKTEEEKKSVEEKLNECQFNNTNLVKLNDESFKECQSNQQIILESCQNDLESQRNESTYKNVTIKELNKVAELNHNLWTQCQKNSEEVQTELDSYKIKDAYIKNLVESCKKQLESQKLETTYKNAIINELNKVLDECKKNNADLNNRLSIIEKCNKQCHGKNFFTNAWCKAKCKWNC, via the exons atgttaaaatctGAGGTTCAGAATCTTAATGATAAAATTCAACATCTGGAAAATGAACAAA atgaggaaaacaaaatgttaaaatctGAGGTTCAGAATCTTAATGATAAAATTCAACAACTGGAAAATGAACAAA ATGAATGcgaattaacaattaaaaaattagaCGATCTGAATGATCATATAGGCGTCCAAGAAG TATCGTGTCAGATGGATTTGGAGTCAGAAAGGTTTGACTCCATCGAAAAGGATGTCACTATTGACGATATGAATAAAGAAGCTGAGGCTAATCGTAAACTGTTGG ATCAATGTCAAGAGAACAATATGAATTTGCAAAAGACAGAAGAGGAGAAGAAATCAGTCGAAGAGAAACTAA ATGAATGTCAATTCAATAATACGAATTTAGTAAAATTAAACGATGAAAGCTTCAAAGAATGTCAAAGtaatcaacaaataatattag AATCGTGTCAGAATGATTTGGAATCGCAAAGAAATGAGTCCACTTATAAGAATGTGACTATTAAGGAACTGAATAAAGTTGCTGAGCTTAATCACAATCTATGGA CCCAATGCCAGAAGAATAGCGAAGAAGTCCAAACTGAACTTG ATTCTTATAAAATAAAGGATGCGTACATCAAAAATTTAGTCGAATCATGTAAAAAGCAATTGGAATCGCAAAAACTTGAGACCACCTATAAAAATGCGATTATTAacgaattaaataaagttttgg atGAGTGTAAAAAGAACAATGCAGACCTCAACAATCGGCTGAGCATCAttgaaaaatgcaacaaacaaTGCCACGGAAAAAATTTCTTTACAAATGCATGGTGTAAAGCGAAATGTAAATGGAATTGTTAG
- the LOC133844730 gene encoding uncharacterized protein LOC133844730 isoform X2: protein MLKSEVQNLNDKIQHLENEQNEENKMLKSEVQNLNDKIQQLENEQNECELTIKKLDDLNDHIGVQEVSCQMDLESERFDSIEKDVTIDDMNKEAEANRKLLVE, encoded by the exons atgttaaaatctGAGGTTCAGAATCTTAATGATAAAATTCAACATCTGGAAAATGAACAAA atgaggaaaacaaaatgttaaaatctGAGGTTCAGAATCTTAATGATAAAATTCAACAACTGGAAAATGAACAAA ATGAATGcgaattaacaattaaaaaattagaCGATCTGAATGATCATATAGGCGTCCAAGAAG TATCGTGTCAGATGGATTTGGAGTCAGAAAGGTTTGACTCCATCGAAAAGGATGTCACTATTGACGATATGAATAAAGAAGCTGAGGCTAATCGTAAACTGTTGG ttGAGTAA